The Anthonomus grandis grandis unplaced genomic scaffold, icAntGran1.3 ctg00000516.1, whole genome shotgun sequence genome contains a region encoding:
- the LOC126749712 gene encoding uncharacterized protein LOC126749712 isoform X2: MDVDKLISLVLENKSLWDMKDKSYHNRDQSRQKWEKIAQEMNTSQTVKNKWRGLRDTYRKEFKKCTETRSGQEGGRGKESTWPYYTAMLFLKDQFAPRIMQSSIPEPEADGELENDVGEFDDSSEDDLDDESQLSAIASSNSKTEKNFRSQSQRVAPDNPDITPQTKRAKIAKSSAFSKLLEIEQKKLEEFKKKNAPVTKKVDQEDADYHFLMSLLPYLKNVPEERKMIVRNKLQQVFCDEQYFQQQKSCGNTYPSSHYSYYNKSSEPMHNTRPTSSCSLLTTPSGPSSVETAEHDNINTYTDLATFFSSHNPGP, encoded by the exons ATGGACGtggataaattaattagtttagttcttgaaaacaaaagtttatgggACATGAAGGACAAAAGTTACCATAATAGAGATCAATCTCGACAAAAATGGGAAAAGATTGCACAGGAAATGAATACAAGTC aAACTGTCAAAAATAAGTGGCGTGGTCTAAGAGACACCTATcgcaaagaatttaaaaaatgcacagAAACTCGATCGGGCCAAGAAGGGGGCAGAGGAAAAGAATCGACATGGCCGTATTATACAGCTATGCTGTTTCTGAAAGATCAATTCGCCCCTAGAATTATGCAAAGTAGTATTCCAGAACCCGAGGCTGACGGAGAGCTTGAAAACGATGTTGGAGAATTCGATGATAGCAGTGAAGATGACTTGGATGATGAGTCACAGTTGAGCGCAATTGCATCAAGTAATTCCAAAACAGAGAAAAACTTTCGGTCACAATCACAGCGTGTAGCCCCCGACAATCCCGACATAACTCCTCAGACTAAACGTGCCAAAATTGCAAAGTCAAGTGCTTTTTCCAAGCTTCTGGAAATTGAACAGAAAAAGTTGgaggaatttaaaaagaaaaacgctCCGGTTACCAAGAAAGTAGACCAAGAAGATGCTGATTATCATTTTTTGATGAGCTTGTTGCCATACCTTAAAAATGTGCCAGAAGAGAGGAAAATGATCGTGAGAAATAAGCTGCAGCAAGTATTTTGCGATGAGCAATATTttcaacaacaaaaaagctGTGGAAACACCTATCCATCTTCACACTATTCATATTACAATAAATCTTCAGAGCCAATGCATAACACTAGGCCGACTTCTTCATGTTCCCTCCTGACTACCCCTTCTGGACCTAGCAGTGTAGAAACCGCAGAGCATGACAATATTAATACCTACACAGACTTAGCAACATTTTTTTCCTCACATAACCCTGGACCGTAA
- the LOC126749712 gene encoding uncharacterized protein LOC126749712 isoform X1, whose product MDVDKLISLVLENKSLWDMKDKSYHNRDQSRQKWEKIAQEMNTSLETVKNKWRGLRDTYRKEFKKCTETRSGQEGGRGKESTWPYYTAMLFLKDQFAPRIMQSSIPEPEADGELENDVGEFDDSSEDDLDDESQLSAIASSNSKTEKNFRSQSQRVAPDNPDITPQTKRAKIAKSSAFSKLLEIEQKKLEEFKKKNAPVTKKVDQEDADYHFLMSLLPYLKNVPEERKMIVRNKLQQVFCDEQYFQQQKSCGNTYPSSHYSYYNKSSEPMHNTRPTSSCSLLTTPSGPSSVETAEHDNINTYTDLATFFSSHNPGP is encoded by the exons ATGGACGtggataaattaattagtttagttcttgaaaacaaaagtttatgggACATGAAGGACAAAAGTTACCATAATAGAGATCAATCTCGACAAAAATGGGAAAAGATTGCACAGGAAATGAATACAAGTC tagaAACTGTCAAAAATAAGTGGCGTGGTCTAAGAGACACCTATcgcaaagaatttaaaaaatgcacagAAACTCGATCGGGCCAAGAAGGGGGCAGAGGAAAAGAATCGACATGGCCGTATTATACAGCTATGCTGTTTCTGAAAGATCAATTCGCCCCTAGAATTATGCAAAGTAGTATTCCAGAACCCGAGGCTGACGGAGAGCTTGAAAACGATGTTGGAGAATTCGATGATAGCAGTGAAGATGACTTGGATGATGAGTCACAGTTGAGCGCAATTGCATCAAGTAATTCCAAAACAGAGAAAAACTTTCGGTCACAATCACAGCGTGTAGCCCCCGACAATCCCGACATAACTCCTCAGACTAAACGTGCCAAAATTGCAAAGTCAAGTGCTTTTTCCAAGCTTCTGGAAATTGAACAGAAAAAGTTGgaggaatttaaaaagaaaaacgctCCGGTTACCAAGAAAGTAGACCAAGAAGATGCTGATTATCATTTTTTGATGAGCTTGTTGCCATACCTTAAAAATGTGCCAGAAGAGAGGAAAATGATCGTGAGAAATAAGCTGCAGCAAGTATTTTGCGATGAGCAATATTttcaacaacaaaaaagctGTGGAAACACCTATCCATCTTCACACTATTCATATTACAATAAATCTTCAGAGCCAATGCATAACACTAGGCCGACTTCTTCATGTTCCCTCCTGACTACCCCTTCTGGACCTAGCAGTGTAGAAACCGCAGAGCATGACAATATTAATACCTACACAGACTTAGCAACATTTTTTTCCTCACATAACCCTGGACCGTAA